The genome window ATGGATATGTAAGTACTATATTGTAagcatcttgaaaaaaaaatctaaactagATATTTGGTGAAACTCTTAATAATTTTGCTAAACCTTAGCCTTTACTTAACTTCACAGTCTTGTAAAATATTGCTCCTATGTCTTTGTTCCcttttaactaaaaagaaaaattttctggTTATGAATGGAGTGATATAAAATGGAAAGTTTTACAGAATATATTGAAAGATacatcatacatttttaaatataaaagctttgatttatatttttaaaattctttcatgtggtacattttaaaagatataataatttcttaatgTAAACATATTATATCTTAGAAGCTAAGATACAAGTTTACCATCAAAATGAGATCAATCAATTTTCCTTATAGCCAAATGGCAACATCTGATTTCACATCCTGGAATTCATTATAGGTAAATGAGCGTGATCGTCTCCTAAGATTTGTTGGTCTCCGAGGTCTTCCTTCTATCAATTCTAAATAGATGTCAGATTTCAGAAAACGTGTGTAGCTGTCTTGTTCCATGAGTTGATATACTCTGCTTTGTGCAGCATCAAAACTGTGGAGGGTAGGTTGGGTGATGCTCTTAGTAATGACTTCTTTGGTGTGAAAATCAAGGTTAACCTGGACAAGCAGGGAAAAAAGTGCAATTACAGTCACTTTACTTAAGCAAACACCTAGATTGATGCAAAGTTAGAGCAGGCCTAGCAAGATTGGACGCATGCGTGGTTTTTCTCAGGGGGCATAGGGTGATTTATTCTGGCCTGGAATTCCATTTGGCTCTTCTGTCTATGCTCCTCACCCTTCTCACTTTCTAATTTAGAAAAATGCAATATTGCAATGGATGTAGCATACACAGTGTTGGTTGAACTCGCTTTTTAAAGTGGGGAACTAAACTACATAGACAACATTGAGTGATGGAAAACAGGGAGGTTGGGGAATATCTAGGATTTTAATGAGACTTCTGTTGATCCCATTGCTTATTTTGTTACGTTATAACATTTCCTACAAACAAACATATGCTGAAGTATAGACGtttcttaaagacaaaaatcctTTAAGACCTTTTATTATAGTACCATTTATATACCTGGTCTGGTGGTGGTGAGTTTTCAAGTAGGAAACCAGTGTTTTTTCCTCCTGTGTAACAAGATACCATTAGCTACCCTCCTCACTGCTTTGAGATATGTATAAATTTGGCCTCAGGGAAGACAGAATAATATATTGAAACacaaaaaagattgaaaaatactaaaacaaggaaaataacCATCATTTCTAATGGTGTAACATCCACATAGAAAATGCTACTCCATGGgtaatgttatgatttggatcttatATGGTTCCCAAAAGCCCATATAATAAAGGCTTGGTTGACAGCGTATGGTGTCATTGGGAAGTGCTGGAACCTCTAAAATATGAGGCCTAGTTGGAGAAAGTTAGATTAGTGGGTGTGCCCTTGAAATAGATATAGGAACCCTggccccttttctttctctttttgcttcctggctgccatagtTGAGCAGTGTCCTCTGCCATGcatctccaccatgatgttttgccttgcCACAGACGAAACAGGGCCAAGCAACCACAGGCAGAAACCTCTGAAGTGATAattcaaaatagattttttttttcctttcagttgaTTTCTCTTAGCTGTTTGTCACAGCAACTTTTAGAAAGTTGATTAATTAAGACAGTATTAATTTACAAACAAAACTTTTAACAGCAACAGACCACCAATTCCACCATCTAAATAAAGaatcaccatttattgaatacaaTAGAAATTGTagagaaatttataaatataaactcTAATTAATATGATAATATTTGCTAATCTCATAGCCATTTTAGCAATTGTATCACAGTTACCTATTGAGTTTGCAGTCAAAGAAAaccatgttttgttttccatttgatCCATTGCCAAATGTGTTTTACATCATCTATTGGGATATTTTCTTTTagcttattttgaaacagagttaTAATTCTTTGGGGCAAACAAAACTTTATATAGACAGATAACATTAAAATGGTACatgttgtctaattttttgagttctttgtatactctggatattagggctctatctgaagtgtgaggagtaaagatttgttcccaggatgtaggctctctatttacctctcttattgtatcttttgctgagaaaaaactttttagtttgagtaagtcccatttgttgattctagttattaacttttgtgctatgggtgtcctattgaggaatttggagcccgaccccacagtatgtagatcgtagccaactttttcttctatcagacggcgtgtctctgatttgatatcaagctccttgatccattttgaattaacttttgtgcatggcgagagaaagggattcagtttcattttgttgcatatggatttccagttttcccagcaccatttgttgaagatgctatccttcctccattgcatgcttttagcccctttatcaaatataaggtagttgtagttttgtggattggtttctgtgtcctctattctgtaccattggtccacccgcctgttttggtaccagtaccatgctgtttttgttactattgctctgtagtatagtttgaagtctggtatcgctataccgcctgattcacacttcctgcttagcattgtttttgctattctgggtcttttatttttccatatgaatttcatgattgctttctctatttctacaagaaatgccagagtatacaaagaactcaaaaaattagacaataagacaacaaacaacccaatcaacaaatgggccaaggacctgaacagacacttctcagaggaggacatacaatcaatcaacaagtacatgaaaaaatgctcaccatctctagcagtcagagaaatgcaaatcaaaaccacccgaagataccatctcactccagttagattggcagccattatgaagtcaaacaacaacgagtgctggcgaggatgtggggaaaagggtacacttgtacattgctgttgggactgcaaattggtgcagccaatttggaaagcagtatggagatttcttggaaagctgggaatggagccaccatttgacccagctattccccttctcggtctattccctaaagacctaaaaagagcatgctacagggacactgctacatcgatgttcatagcagcacaattcacaatagctagactgtggaaccaacctagatgcccttcaatggatgaatggataaaaaaaatgtggcatttatacacaatggagtattactctgcattaaaaaatgacaaaatcatagaatttacagggaaatggatggcattagagcagattatgctaagtgaagctagccaatccctaaaaaacaaatgccaaatgtcttctttgatataaggagagtaactaagaacagagtagggtcgaagagcatgagaagaagattaacattaagcagggatgagaggtgggagggaaagggagagagaagggaaaatgcatggaaatggaaggagaccctcagagttatacaaaagtacatacaagaggaagtgaggggaaggggaaaaataatacaagggggacaaacgaatgtcagtagagggggcagagagagaagaggggaggggaggggggatagtagaggataggaaaggcagcagaatacaacagacactagtatggcaatatgtaaatcaatggatgtgcaactgatgtgattctgcaatctgtatatggggtaaaaatgggagctcataacccacttgaatcaaattgtgaaatatgatatatcaagaactatgtaatgttttgaacagccaacaataaaaaatttaaaaaaaaaatggtacatgTTATAAACACTTCTctgattttcttgttttgtcaCTGTTAGAAATCTTTAGTTTCTATGAGGGGCTGCTTGTGTTAAAGTGATTAACCTGAATGCGTGAAGAAATCACCAAGTTGCAGTTAATTGTATTCATTCTTAGTCTACATGAAAATAACTGAGGAGGGACTTCACTTTACCCTCTATTCCATGATAATATCTTAACAATGTGTTCTATTTACATACAGGAATCTTTATAGACTATTTATATTAATAACTACTTTTGCTTCAACAAAAATTTTGAACTTTCCAATAAAATGTATGGGGAAACCAATTTGATTAAGGCAGATTCTCTCAAAAAATTTTCAAGCAGCTGTAAAGTTTTCCAGTCATTTTTACTATACTGTACCTCTTGGGGAGCATCACTCTGTATAAATTTCTCATATATTGCTTTTGCTTTAAGTGTAATTTGTTGAGGTTCCTTGTTTTTCTTGAAATCTTCACAGGCTATCCAAAATTCGATATTTTCTTCACTGAATTCAGTCTTAAGAAATCTGGTGAAAGCGTCCAGTCCATctaccaaaaatacatataaatatatatattatgactACAAAATGTCAATGTGGGGAATATGTGCTACTTGACATTAAAACAGAAGTACAAACACTAATAGAAATACTACACCTTCCCTGTAATGCCACACAGCAGCACACATCTGGTGCAATTTACAAGGGATCTTCTATAATTTAACTGCAAAAGTGAAAGCTTCAATTCCTGTTGAAATAAGGCTAGTATCATACTTAGATCTAAGTCCTTAGACCTAAGAGTTAG of Marmota flaviventris isolate mMarFla1 chromosome 12, mMarFla1.hap1, whole genome shotgun sequence contains these proteins:
- the Rgs18 gene encoding regulator of G-protein signaling 18 isoform X2; translated protein: METPFVLFSQLNMCETKEKAFFKLIHGGLGKEEASKEAKTRVSPEEAVKWGESFDKLLSHRDGLDAFTRFLKTEFSEENIEFWIACEDFKKNKEPQQITLKAKAIYEKFIQSDAPQEVNLDFHTKEVITKSITQPTLHSFDAAQSRVYQLMEQDSYTRFLKSDIYLELIEGRPRRPTNLRRRSRSFTYNEFQDVKSDVAIWL
- the Rgs18 gene encoding regulator of G-protein signaling 18 isoform X1, giving the protein METPFVLFSQLNMCETKEKAFFKLIHGGLGKEEASKEAKTRAKEKRNRLSLLVQKLDSHEETHSSRFGALSKELRVSPEEAVKWGESFDKLLSHRDGLDAFTRFLKTEFSEENIEFWIACEDFKKNKEPQQITLKAKAIYEKFIQSDAPQEVNLDFHTKEVITKSITQPTLHSFDAAQSRVYQLMEQDSYTRFLKSDIYLELIEGRPRRPTNLRRRSRSFTYNEFQDVKSDVAIWL